A single Gemmatimonadota bacterium DNA region contains:
- the msrB gene encoding peptide-methionine (R)-S-oxide reductase MsrB produces MDKVVRTEEEWKERLTDEQYYVTREKGTERAFTGKYNKHYEDGVYTCIGCGTPLFASRTKYESGTGWPSFYEPVAEENIDEKMDLSYGMIRTEVLCRRCDAHLGHVFTDGPQPTGLRYCMNSASLDFEPEKKAQPEK; encoded by the coding sequence GTGGATAAAGTGGTCAGGACCGAGGAAGAATGGAAAGAGCGACTCACCGACGAGCAGTACTACGTCACCCGGGAGAAGGGCACGGAACGGGCCTTTACGGGCAAATACAACAAGCACTATGAAGACGGTGTCTACACGTGCATCGGTTGCGGCACGCCGCTCTTCGCGTCCAGGACCAAGTACGAATCCGGCACGGGCTGGCCCAGTTTCTACGAGCCGGTCGCCGAAGAGAACATCGACGAGAAGATGGACCTCAGCTACGGCATGATCCGCACCGAGGTGTTGTGCAGGCGATGCGACGCTCACCTGGGCCACGTGTTTACCGACGGTCCGCAGCCAACAGGCCTGCGGTACTGCATGAACTCCGCTTCCCTGGACTTCGAGCCCGAGAAGAAGGCCCAGCCCGAGAAGTAG
- the dgoD gene encoding galactonate dehydratase produces MRISDVKVFPVWCGNRNYLFVKVETDEGIYGIGESGLTWCEQAVKEIVHALRDRLVGQDPVRREHLWQVMFRVGFFPGAHALSAAVSAIDIALWDIHGKALGVPVYELLGGLCRDKAVCYCHCGGDGPSGALVDQARSRMEEGWKFIRWGLPHEGSVLEPTRAVRTGIAQFQALREALGDDVELICDVHTRLDPPDAIAFCRAAEPYRPFFIEDPLRSENKSSYRMLRQHVAVPLGVGEHFTSKWEFRELIEEDLINYARTDLCLVGGLTEARKVAGWCETHYIDLAPHNPLGPVSTAACLHLSLASSNFAVQELPRLPGMLPEVFPVQVEWKEGYLLPPGRPGLGVEFDEEAAKRFPYQPARGHMLQREDGSFTNW; encoded by the coding sequence ATGCGCATTTCCGACGTCAAAGTCTTCCCGGTCTGGTGTGGAAACCGGAACTATCTCTTCGTCAAGGTAGAGACGGACGAGGGTATCTACGGAATCGGCGAAAGCGGCCTGACCTGGTGCGAACAGGCCGTCAAGGAGATCGTCCACGCCCTCCGCGACCGGCTTGTCGGCCAGGACCCGGTGCGCAGGGAGCACCTCTGGCAGGTGATGTTCCGCGTCGGTTTCTTTCCCGGCGCCCACGCCCTTTCAGCCGCGGTCAGCGCCATCGACATCGCCCTCTGGGATATACACGGCAAAGCACTCGGCGTGCCCGTCTACGAGTTGCTCGGCGGCCTGTGCCGGGACAAGGCGGTTTGCTATTGCCATTGCGGCGGCGACGGTCCGTCCGGCGCGCTGGTCGACCAGGCGCGAAGCAGGATGGAAGAGGGCTGGAAGTTCATCCGATGGGGGTTGCCCCACGAAGGCAGCGTACTCGAGCCTACCCGGGCGGTACGGACGGGCATCGCGCAGTTCCAGGCGCTCAGGGAAGCCCTGGGAGACGACGTCGAACTGATCTGCGACGTGCATACCCGGCTCGATCCACCCGATGCGATCGCCTTCTGCCGCGCCGCCGAACCCTACCGTCCCTTTTTCATCGAAGATCCCCTGCGCTCCGAAAACAAGTCGTCCTACCGCATGCTCCGGCAGCACGTCGCCGTGCCCCTTGGCGTCGGCGAGCACTTCACGAGCAAATGGGAATTCCGGGAACTGATCGAAGAAGACCTGATCAACTACGCCCGCACAGACCTCTGCCTCGTGGGCGGGCTGACCGAGGCGCGCAAAGTCGCGGGCTGGTGCGAGACCCACTACATCGACCTTGCGCCGCACAATCCCCTCGGTCCCGTGTCCACGGCCGCCTGCCTGCACCTGAGCCTGGCGTCGTCGAACTTCGCCGTGCAGGAACTGCCCCGCCTGCCGGGCATGCTCCCGGAGGTCTTCCCCGTCCAGGTTGAATGGAAAGAGGGCTACCTGCTGCCGCCTGGCCGACCCGGCCTTGGGGTGGAATTCGACGAGGAAGCGGCCAAACGGTTTCCATACCAGCCGGCCCGGGGTCACATGCTGCAGCGCGAAGACGGCTCTTTCACGAACTGGTAA
- a CDS encoding peptidoglycan recognition family protein: protein MALIPTKYRSLVQVRAPVWLICLALLWSVSLEPKVLEAAPTFPAAPAALASPPAPATPKIVDIQNRLPRSFKKRLRKSSRFIVIHSTESGLRSALNTVSRRGYSNYLVARNGTIYRILDKKYLSHHAGLSMWNGLTNISNHSVGIELVGYHNDPFSASQYDALKWLIEVLQRVYKIPDYHVLEHYRVAYGRPNRWVKRLHRGRKKDPGVFNFSRARAGLTSEDPRNSILYDPDVKAGRLIRDPDIDIARVRLVDRGRYDEEVAQLSENVITRRNTAWRIARGHYDEASTVYHFPNGTVMRGNQIRNWDRIPVGTKVYLNRNRTEDVQAVTAAVPVIIQGTTAFDIAGTAYRRSDTYYIFPMGTIKHGRQVRRWDRIPPGTRVLVRYNAPVALASAGRQAVRRNDTVFLVPQNEVVVAANVPDTSRLDSGTLVFTRK, encoded by the coding sequence ATGGCCCTGATCCCAACGAAATACAGATCCCTCGTACAGGTCCGCGCGCCGGTCTGGCTCATCTGCCTGGCCCTGCTCTGGTCCGTTTCCCTCGAGCCGAAAGTCCTCGAGGCGGCCCCGACGTTTCCGGCAGCCCCGGCGGCGCTTGCGTCCCCGCCTGCCCCGGCGACCCCGAAAATCGTCGACATTCAAAATCGCCTGCCCCGGTCCTTCAAGAAACGCCTCCGCAAATCCAGTCGTTTCATTGTAATACACAGCACGGAATCGGGGTTGAGAAGTGCATTGAACACCGTTTCGCGCAGGGGGTACTCCAACTACCTCGTCGCCCGAAACGGGACCATTTATCGGATCCTGGACAAGAAGTACCTTTCTCACCACGCGGGTCTGAGCATGTGGAATGGCCTCACGAACATCAGCAACCATTCCGTCGGCATCGAACTGGTGGGATACCACAACGACCCCTTTAGCGCGTCCCAGTACGATGCCCTTAAATGGTTGATCGAAGTACTGCAGCGGGTGTACAAGATTCCCGATTACCACGTGCTGGAACACTACCGCGTCGCCTACGGCAGGCCGAACAGGTGGGTAAAACGGCTCCACCGCGGACGCAAGAAGGATCCCGGCGTGTTCAATTTCAGCCGGGCCCGGGCCGGCCTGACCTCGGAGGACCCGCGCAACAGCATACTTTACGATCCGGACGTCAAGGCGGGACGGCTCATACGGGATCCCGATATCGATATCGCCAGGGTCCGCCTCGTGGACCGAGGAAGATATGACGAGGAAGTCGCCCAGCTGTCTGAAAACGTCATTACCCGTCGTAACACGGCGTGGCGCATCGCCCGTGGGCACTATGACGAGGCCTCGACGGTGTACCACTTCCCCAACGGGACGGTCATGCGGGGGAATCAGATCAGGAACTGGGACCGGATCCCGGTCGGGACGAAGGTCTATCTCAACCGCAATCGCACCGAAGATGTCCAGGCGGTCACCGCCGCCGTACCCGTCATCATCCAGGGGACCACGGCCTTCGACATCGCTGGTACGGCCTACCGGCGCTCCGACACCTACTACATCTTTCCGATGGGCACGATAAAACACGGCAGGCAGGTCCGCCGATGGGACCGCATTCCGCCGGGGACGCGGGTGCTCGTCCGTTACAACGCGCCGGTCGCATTGGCCAGCGCCGGCCGCCAGGCCGTACGACGGAACGATACCGTGTTCCTGGTGCCCCAAAACGAAGTGGTAGTTGCCGCCAACGTGCCGGACACTTCACGGCTCGACAGCGGCACCCTGGTCTTCACCAGGAAATAG
- a CDS encoding alanine/glycine:cation symporter family protein produces MEMVERGIVFFADTAWSYLLYLLIGGGLFLLLYSRFLPLRHFRHSIEIIRGKYDDPNEPGDITHFQALVSALAATIGMGNISGVAVAIAVGGPGAMFWMWVSALVGIATKFFTCSLAIMYRGEDSAGKTQGGPMYVVREGLGRKWKPLAMFFAVVAVIGCLPLFQVNQLVQIMRDVIFAPMGVVGEDHFWFDLTAGVVLVLLVGTVIFGGITRIADVASRVVPAMVILYMFCALWIIVANFADVPRYLMLIVTDAFTGEAAAGGAVGAVIMTGVRRAAFSNEAGIGTESLVHGATKTREPTREGLVAMLEPVIDTMIVCTCTALVIMMTGVWQTTSDNGVTLTANAFESAMPGFGSYMLIVCVLFFSTSTIFTYSYYGTKCLGFLIGARWQFLYNYFYVGCIIAASVASLDTAISMIDGTFALMAIPTMLSALLLSPKVMAAMRDYRRRFQPG; encoded by the coding sequence ATGGAAATGGTGGAACGTGGTATCGTCTTCTTCGCCGATACCGCCTGGTCGTACCTGCTGTACCTGCTGATCGGCGGCGGCCTGTTTCTTCTGCTGTATTCCCGTTTCCTGCCGCTCAGGCATTTCAGGCACTCCATTGAGATCATCCGCGGGAAATACGACGACCCGAACGAACCCGGTGACATCACGCATTTCCAGGCACTTGTCAGCGCCCTCGCGGCCACCATCGGCATGGGTAACATTTCCGGGGTGGCTGTCGCCATCGCGGTCGGCGGCCCGGGCGCCATGTTCTGGATGTGGGTCAGCGCCCTCGTGGGCATCGCGACCAAGTTTTTCACCTGTTCCCTGGCCATCATGTACCGGGGCGAGGACAGTGCCGGCAAGACGCAGGGCGGGCCCATGTACGTCGTCCGGGAAGGGCTCGGTCGCAAGTGGAAACCCCTGGCCATGTTCTTCGCCGTCGTCGCGGTGATCGGATGCCTGCCCCTGTTCCAGGTCAACCAGCTGGTGCAGATCATGCGTGACGTGATCTTCGCGCCCATGGGCGTGGTAGGAGAAGATCATTTCTGGTTCGACCTCACGGCCGGCGTCGTGCTGGTGCTGCTCGTCGGAACCGTCATATTCGGCGGCATCACCCGGATCGCCGACGTCGCCTCCCGCGTCGTCCCGGCCATGGTGATCCTGTACATGTTCTGCGCCCTGTGGATCATCGTGGCGAACTTCGCGGATGTTCCACGGTATCTCATGCTGATCGTCACCGACGCCTTCACGGGAGAAGCCGCGGCGGGCGGTGCCGTGGGCGCGGTTATCATGACCGGCGTGCGCCGCGCCGCCTTCTCGAACGAAGCGGGCATCGGCACTGAATCCCTCGTCCACGGCGCGACGAAGACCCGGGAACCGACGCGCGAGGGCCTGGTGGCCATGTTGGAGCCGGTCATCGACACCATGATCGTGTGTACCTGCACGGCGCTGGTGATCATGATGACCGGGGTATGGCAGACGACTTCCGACAACGGCGTGACGCTGACGGCCAACGCCTTCGAATCCGCCATGCCGGGTTTCGGTTCCTACATGTTGATCGTGTGCGTCCTCTTCTTCAGCACCAGCACGATATTCACCTATTCCTACTATGGAACGAAGTGCCTCGGTTTCCTGATCGGGGCCCGGTGGCAGTTTCTGTACAACTACTTCTACGTCGGCTGCATCATCGCCGCCTCGGTCGCATCACTGGATACCGCCATCAGCATGATCGACGGCACGTTCGCCCTGATGGCCATCCCCACCATGCTCTCGGCCCTGCTCCTGTCGCCCAAAGTGATGGCGGCGATGCGGGACTACCGGCGACGCTTTCAACCGGGATAA